A genomic region of Borreliella spielmanii contains the following coding sequences:
- a CDS encoding complement regulator-acquiring protein: MNRIIYLSLNYEIQKIEILKEMLEKLKKIL; the protein is encoded by the coding sequence ATGAATAGAATAATTTACTTGTCTCTAAATTACGAAATACAAAAAATAGAGATATTAAAAGAAATGCTTGAAAAACTTAAAAAAATCCTCTGA